The following are encoded together in the Argopecten irradians isolate NY chromosome 5, Ai_NY, whole genome shotgun sequence genome:
- the LOC138324288 gene encoding E3 ubiquitin-protein ligase MGRN1-like, which yields MGAFTSRNNDGVEEVDYATNNAYRYPPKMGNYFGTHFIMGGERFDMSQPEAYLFGENSDLNFLGSKPIPFPYPPPTGNEPTKTLKSLVNIRKDSLRFVRVEEADAAQLPDDGQTRKSSGCRYNIEFTFDCDVRCAITIYYFASEEITNGQLIYRPRDPSMNSETFHYKRGANQVFSQPTHIIDPNKYLDDEWLFDPVKETIPVVIHCVVEDDDHSNIDPDDDLEDSGAECVICMSDMRDTLILPCRHLCLCSTCAESLRYQASSCPICRSPFRALLQIRAMRKKQSVPLHQTEGNDENPVSQEGVPPGYEAVSLIEALNGPCNQFFPAPGDGFPVSMRMMQPGDMDSYHREKKRSSKRNVIAVDSAKDTQQNVVFLADDKKMLEEEERETADQPQVVMMTHSEQAKSPKKKDLNKPMYDESSDDMKTSKDDSQDRKDLQVYDLGESEADSDYELKPIQVKQTHLSAEDLADDEREDSSEAEPEPDPDYDNAINDETERSQDEESGDECAPPRASSQLEVGRVRDYEDRRVTYIKGLSRSANEVNTDSDGYTPLHVRNSLSLPVASSSSTEVSSFGSASSSQGLLPSDLVSDDDKLDL from the exons ATGGGTGCCTTCACCAGTAGAAACAATGACGGAGTGGAAGAAGTCGATTATGCTACAAACAATGCATATCGATATCCACCCAAAATGG GAAACTATTTTGGTACTCATTTCATCATGGGAGGAGAAAGGTTTGATATGAGCCAACCTGAGGCATACTTGTTTGGAGAGAATTCAGATCTGAATTTTCTAGGAAGCAAACCAATACCT TTTCCCTACCCGCCTCCAACTGGAAATGAGCCCACAAAGACTCTCAAAAGTCTTGTCAACATTAGAAAGGACTCCCTCCGCTTTGTCAG AGTGGAGGAAGCTGATGCTGCACAGCTCCCTGATGATGGACAGACTAGAAAATCTTCAGGGTGTAGGTACAACATTGAGTTTACCTTTGACTGTGATGTCCGCTGTGCTATTACCATCTACTACTTTGCCTCAGAGGAAATCACCAACGGTCAGCtcat ATATCGCCCAAGGGATCCATCAATGAATTCCGAGACATTCCATTACAAGAGGGGGGCAAACCAAGTTTTCTCTCAACCAACCCACATCATTGACCCCAACAAATACTTGGACGATGAG TGGCTGTTTGATCCGGTCAAAGAGACGATCCCTGTGGTAATCCACTGTGTTGTAGAAGATGACG ACCATTCAAAC ATTGACCCCGATGATGACCTTGAGGACAGTGGAGCTGAGTGTGTGATCTGTATGTCAGACATGAGGGACACCCTGATCCTGCCGTGTCGCCATCTATGTCTGTGTAGTACGTGTGCCGAGTCCCTCCGATACCAGGCCAGTAGCTGTCCAATCTGTCGCTCACCGTTCAGAGCTCTTCTCCAGATTAGAGCCATGAGGAAGAAGCAGTCTGTACCACTTCATCAG ACAGAAGGAAATGATGAGAACCCTGTGAGCCAGGAGGGAGTACCCCCAGGATACGAGGCTGTGTCCCTCATTGAGGCACTAAACGGTCCATGTAACCAGTTCTTCCCTGCCCCAGGGGATG GGTTCCCAGTGTCCATGAGGATGATGCAGCCTGGGGACATGGATTCATACCACAGGGAAAAGAAACGGTCGTCAAAAAG GAATGTGATAGCAGTTGACTCGGCCAAAGACACACAGCAGAATGTTGTGTTCTTAGCAGACGACAAGAAAATGCTTGAGGAAGAGGAACGCGAGACAGCAGATCAACCGCAAGTCGTCATGATGACCCACTCGGAGCAAGCCAAGTCTCCAAAGAAAAAGGACCTCAATAAGCCTAT gtatgatgaAAGTTCAGACGACATGAAAACATCTAAAGATGACTCACAAGATAGAAAG GATCTACAGGTGTATGATCTTGGAGAATCAGAGGCAGACAGTGACTACGAGCTGAAACCGATCCAAGTCAAACAGACTCACCTATCGGCGGAGGACCTTGCTGATGATGAAAGGGAAGATAGTTCTGAGGCCGAACCTGAACCAGACCCGGACTACGATAATGCCATCAACGATGAAACAGAAA GAAGTCAGGACGAGGAAAGTGGGGACGAATGCGCACCTCCGAGGGCTTCAAGTCAGCTAGAAGTGGGTCGTGTTAGGGACTATGAGGACAGACGGGTGACGTACATTAAAGGACTGAGTAGGAGTGCTAACGAGGTGAATACAGACAGTGACGGCTACACACCTCTCCATGTGAGGAACAGTTTGTCCTTACCTGTAGCCTCCAGCAGTAGTACGGAGGTGTCCAGTTTTGGCAGTGCCAGCAGCTCCCAAGGACTCCTCCCTTCCGACCTCGTGTCTGACGACGACAAACTTGATCTGTGA
- the LOC138323027 gene encoding neuronal acetylcholine receptor subunit alpha-7-like, translated as MARTLLILLIVPLELLSVSVPSSAYAQNTKDLHTKLFENYTNILRPVRSENETVRVSVKFLLRGISEFDEVRGQLSLATAVDLRWRDPLLTWNISEYFPRALVLPEDHIWTPRLALSNPTDRILLFFEDSFPVRLNSDGSVIWLQGGTIISTCVPNVQKYPFDIHVCYLFILAIPYTRPEVQLYPIIDLANFEKSGEWDLGKHSVKEELFGGFFSSIVISLEIKRRPEFSLLSTILPILFLGVLNACVFLLPPEHGERVSYALTVLLSFAVFLSIISSVMPKNSEPVPILCYVVSALMAVSGLSTICTVIVLRWYFADQTEPVPYLLQLMCRKRKRKPRPQSVASDVSHNDNHTSTTLPKEFQTMVTWRDVSATFDIIFFVFYLVAIFVLVFIYLMLVTP; from the coding sequence ATGGCCAGGACATTGCTAATATTATTGATCGTACCGTTGGAATTATTGAGTGTGAGTGTGCCATCGAGTGCATATGCACAAAATACAAAAGATTTACATACGAAGCTGTTTGAGAATTATACGAACATTTTACGACCTGTTAGAAGTGAAAATGAAACTGTGCGCGTTTCAGTCAAATTCCTTTTACGAGGAATAAGCGAGTTTGACGAAGTGCGCGGTCAGCTTTCTTTGGCCACAGCAGTGGACTTACGGTGGCGAGACCCACTACTTACTTGGAACATCTCCGAATACTTCCCGCGTGCCCTAGTCCTACCCGAAGACCATATATGGACACCACGTCTCGCACTTTCCAATCCGACGGACCGAATCCTACTTTTCTTTGAGGACTCGTTTCCGGTTAGGCTAAATTCAGACGGCTCTGTGATTTGGCTGCAAGGAGGTACCATCATTTCTACGTGTGTACCAAATGTACAAAAGTACCCGTTTGATATCCACGTCTGCTACCTGTTTATTCTGGCGATACCATATACTCGTCCCGAAGTCCAACTTTACCCTATTATCGACCTGGCCAACTTTGAAAAATCTGGCGAGTGGGACCTAGGTAAACATAGTGTTAAAGAGGAGTTATTTGGAGGATTTTTCTCGTCAATTGTGATcagtttagaaataaaaagGCGACCAGAATTCTCTCTCCTCAGTACCATTCTGCCAATTCTATTCCTTGGTGTTCTAAACGCCTGTGTGTTCTTGTTACCACCGGAGCACGGAGAACGCGTGTCCTATGCCCTGACGGTGTTGCTTTCCTTTGCTGTGTTCCTGTCCATTATCAGCAGTGTCATGCCCAAGAACTCAGAGCCGGTACCTATTCTGTGTTACGTTGTCAGTGCATTAATGGCCGTGAGTGGACTCAGCACTATATGTACCGTAATCGTTCTACGCTGGTACTTTGCCGATCAGACGGAACCTGTACCGTATTTACTTCAATTAATGTGTCGAAAACGTAAACGGAAGCCGAGACCACAAAGCGTTGCTAGTGATGTCTCCCACAACGACAATCATACATCGACCACACTTCCCAAGGAGTTCCAGACAATGGTCACTTGGAGGGACGTGTCCGCCACgtttgatattatatttttcgTGTTTTATTTGGTGGCGATTTTTGTTCTAGTTTTCATATATCTAATGCTCGTGACTCCGTGA
- the LOC138323028 gene encoding serine/threonine-protein kinase pakD-like: MSLRVRLLFSFPHYQILAVTIILSLVGVSEIVLSVLGYVQKIWGYEMGGGVWGGAAGFVAGVAGIFAANKKGVGIVRVFLIASILSCLLSIPVVVLSAGGLNFNSGFYSKTYGYSEINYSSTKLVHGFLLALAVVQFAICLAMTLVCLKHLYWNEWAIKRQHAKHLNQIKQENQTNNRHRASRTSSNSSQALLAVSNSGESSSGRHRKRKHRRRHRSRNHENFNNDSTCNQASQSGIPNEQRHAGHRNQRENRLNAPSSQTHMISSANVPLISDVSRIPEVGSNLMSVNSTEIESHAAVGGNGYDSEIDSFQPPLPIEEDEELPPYEATLRPMDDESVFPMSISDQENQSNSSSTISSEEDEVQVWDSVSQIEKRTSASPIYPDSNCAQETDVKFKYCPTASVLSDSSSLPIGSNVLVNNENTKTGYHNNKADNTITDPQGVSYHEFTRDHDQIHGREKQRTHSFQRERAMAREGAKSRKSSVQESSDKDDDAFISPLDYEEMQKLCIVPLINQPPPKPRRSVTEPNTMHEILQQKGSDFLHNKYDSNDSTSSLSKDIQFIKEGPIQYAPSAEQIFPETAVSPFSEISWHLLKDIPSRQPKPEVTLGQGAIPKTQFNNGAVPLGIQSRVVKSELPKARSLVGTSDLATPKSDGSSYVSELNSKQRQLHQLPKFSEQSKSPESSSVVSDNCSYGKSNRKESGQSFCLPALNMSQFSPTQTSTLKKDIDNKSKDSSISELKALTPIKSKTEAQLSNRRKNELMNTYPGVIKEWRSSNSATDSDRVQHVDMDSGGQKNKLSSDSYTNPAQQPNPTQQASPTKQASPTKQASPMQKLSPTQQLSPTQQLSPTQQQSLLQQASPTQQPNPTLQPNLTKQVSASSVQQPFSTQPNPTQQQQNPSQQRQTPSQQQHNPSQQQENPPQQQNQSQQQNPSQQQSSPQQNQNLSQQENPSQQQNPSQQQNPSQQQSSPQQQNPSQQQNSPQQQNPSQQQNPSQQQNPSQQQSSPQQQNPSQQQNSPQQQNPSQQSNYARETNKPMYSLLL, encoded by the coding sequence ATGTCTCTTCGCGTGAGGCTATTGTTCAGCTTTCCTCACTACCAAATTCTTGCAGTAACTATAATCCTATCATTGGTTGGAGTGAGTGAAATAGTGCTGTCGGTCCTTGgatatgtacagaagatatgGGGCTACGAGATGGGAGGAGGTGTATGGGGAGGAGCTGCTGGCTTTGTGGCTGGTGTTGCTGGAATATTTGCAGCAAATAAGAAAGGAGTAGGTATTGTAAGGGTATTTCTCATTGCTTCTATACTCTCCTGCCTCCTTTCCATTCCGGTAGTGGTGCTATCAGCTGGTGGACTCAACTTCAATAGTGGATTTTATAGCAAGACATATGGATATTCGGAGATCAACTATAGTTCTACTAAACTTGTCCATGGTTTCCTGCTGGCACTAGCTGTGGTTCAGTTTGCCATATGTCTTGCAATGACCTTGGTCTGTTTAAAGCACTTGTACTGGAATGAATGGGCAATAAAAAGACAACACGCTAAACATCTGAATCagataaaacaagaaaatcaaacaaacaacagaCACAGAGCAAGTCGTACAAGCTCAAATAGCAGCCAAGCACTGCTAGCAGTGTCAAATTCTGGCGAAAGTTCAAGTGGGAGGCACAGGAAGCGAAAGCACAGAAGAAGACACCGAAGCAGAAACCATGAAAActttaacaatgattccacaTGTAATCAAGCATCACAAAGTGGTATCCCCAATGAGCAAAGACATGCTGGCCATAGAAACCAGAGGGAAAACAGGCTCAATGCTCCAAGTTCACAAACACATATGATTTCATCAGCAAATGTTCCACTTATATCGGATGTGTCGAGAATCCCAGAGGTTGGATCAAATTTGATGAGTGTGAATAGTACAGAGATTGAATCACATGCAGCAGTTGGAGGTAATGGTTATGATTCTGAGATTGACAGTTTTCAGCCTCCTCTACCTATAGAGGAAGATGAAGAACTTCCTCCATATGAAGCTACATTAAGGCCAATGGATGATGAATCTGTGTTTCCTATGTCAATAAGTGATCAGGAAAATCAGTCTAATTCAAGTTCAACAATTTCTTCAGAAGAGGATGAAGTACAAGTTTGGGACAGTGTTTCTCAAATAGAAAAGCGTACATCAGCAAGTCCTATATATCCTGATTCAAATTGTGCTCAGGAAACTGATGTCAAATTTAAATACTGCCCAACAGCATCTGTACTGTCCGATTCATCTTCACTGCCAATTGGCTCAAATGTGTtggtaaacaatgaaaatacaaaGACAGGATATCATAACAACAAAGCTGATAATACAATCACTGATCCACAAGGTGTGTCCTATCACGAATTTACAAGGGATCATGATCAAATCCATGGACGGGAAAAACAAAGGACACATAGCTTCCAAAGGGAGCGTGCAATGGCTAGAGAGGGTGCTAAGAGTCGGAAAAGTTCTGTTCAGGAGAGCTCTGACAAAGATGATGATGCTTTCATTTCGCCTTTGGACTATGAAGAAATGCAGAAACTGTGTATTGTTCCTCTGATAAATCAGCCACCACCAAAACCAAGAAGGAGTGTTACAGAGCCCAACACCATGCATGAAATACTACAACAAAAAGGATCAGACTTCCTCCATAACAAATATGACAGCAATGACTCTACATCATCTCTTTCAAAGGACATTCAGTTCATAAAGGAAGGACCTATACAGTATGCTCCATCAGCTGAGCAAATATTTCCAGAAACTGCAGTCTCACCATTCTCAGAGATTTCGTGGCATTTACTTAAAGATATTCCATCCAGGCAGCCCAAGCCTGAAGTAACTCTTGGACAGGGCGCTATACCTAAAACACAGTTTAACAATGGAGCTGTGCCTCTTGGCATTCAAAGTCGTGTGGTGAAGAGTGAACTTCCAAAAGCAAGGAGTCTGGTTGGTACATCTGACCTAGCTACACCAAAAAGTGATGGTTCCAGTTATGTTTCTGAATTGAACAGCAAGCAAAGACAGCTCCATCAACTGCCAAAGTTTTCTGAACAATCCAAATCCCCAGAAAGTTCATCTGTTGTATCAGATAATTGTTCTTATGGTAAATCAAACAGGAAAGAAAGTGGGCAATCATTTTGTTTGCCTGCATTGAACATGTCCCAGTTTTCACCCACTCAGACAAGTACTTTAAAGAAAGATATTGACAACAAATCAAAAGATTCTTCTATCAGTGAGTTGAAAGCTCTTACTCCAATCAAAAGCAAAACTGAAGCTCAACTTTCCAACAGAAGAAAGAATGAGTTAATGAACACTTACCCAGGTGTTATCAAAGAGTGGAGGTCCAGCAATAGTGCTACAGATAGTGACAGAGTACAACATGTAGATATGGACAGTGGTGGACAGAAAAACAAACTATCAAGTGATTCTTATACCAATCCTGCACAGCAGCCTAATCCTACACAACAAGCCAGTCCTACAAAACAAGCCAGTCCCACAAAACAAGCCAGTCCTATGCAAAAACTCAGTCCTACACAGCAGCTTAGTCCTACGCAACAACTCAGTCCTACGCAGCAACAAAGTCTTTTACAACAAGCCAGTCCTACACAACAACCAAATCCTACACTACAACCTAACCTAACAAAACAAGTCAGTGCTAGTTCTGTACAGCAACCCTTTTCAACTCAACCAAACCCAACTCAGCAACAACAAAACCCATCTCAACAACGACAAACCCCATCTCAACAACAACATAACCCATCGCAACAACAAGAAAACCCACCTCAACAACAAAATCAATCTCAACAACAAAATCCATCTCAACAACAAAGCTCacctcaacaaaatcaaaacctaTCTCAACAAGAAAACCCATCTCAACAACAAAACCCATCTCAACAACAAAATCCATCTCAACAACAAAGCTCACCTCAACAACAAAACCCATCTCAACAACAAAACTCACCTCAACAACAAAACCCATCTCAACAACAAAACCCATCTCAACAACAAAATCCATCTCAACAACAAAGCTCACCTCAACAACAAAACCCATCTCAACAACAAAACTCACCTCAACAACAAAACCCTTCTCAACAATCAAATTATGCACGAGAAACTAACAAACCAATGTACAGTTTACTGCTTTAA